The Microbispora sp. ZYX-F-249 DNA segment CCCGTGCTGCTCGCCGCCGAGCCCGAGCAGCTCATGGCGTACGGCCCGGCCACCCGGGTGATGAGCCTGCACACCCGGCAGGACGAACGCTCGCTGGTGGACCCGCCCAACGGCACCTGGTCGCTCAACATCGACGTCTGGATGACCGTTCCAACCGACTAGCTCTAGGGTTCGGCGTGTGGATTCCGCTGATATGGAGGAATTGTCCTTCGGTGACGATCGTCGTGAGCCGGAATCCAGGACGGGCCTTCTCCGGAGGCCGCTGGTCGTCGCCGGACTGGTGGTCGCACTCCTCGCCGGGCTCGGGCTCGCAGGGTGGCGGTTCTCCGGGCAGTCCCGCCGGCCGCTGCCCCCGCCCGCGCAGTCACCGCCGCGGTCGGGGTTCTTCTCGGTCTACCTGTGTCCGAACTCGCCGCATGACCTTCCGGCCTGTCATGACGGGGCGGCGACGGAAGAGGACAGACGCGGGATCGAGGCCGCGCTCAAGGCGATGCCGGAGGTCCGCATCTTCCGCTTCCGGACCCGCGAGCAGGGGTGGGAGGACTTCCAGGAATGGGTCGCGCCCGGGGAGGGCTCCGGGACCGAGAGCGTCTACGAGCCCGCCGACGTGCCGGAGGCCTACCACGGCGCGCTCGGCCCGGGGGACTGGCAAGGGGTCAAGCGCCGCCTGGAGGGCTTGCCCGGTGTCTCGGACGTCATCGTCTTCGGGGACACCGCATGGCGCGGCAGGGCCGACATCGCGATCCAGTTCTGTCCGGACAGAGGCGACGGCGCCTTCGAGCGATGCGAGAGGACTCCGAGGGCCTCCGAACGGGAGAGGGCGGCCGTACTCGACCGGATCGAGGACCTCGACGGGGTGGAGGCCGTCTACTTCGAGGATCTCGCCCACGCGCTGCGGGACAGGCGGCGCATGCTGTGGGAGGGGACGGAGATCGACCCGCTCGTCGTGCCCGAGGGCTTCTGGCTCAGGCTCGACAGGCCGGGCAGGCTGAGCGAGATGAGAGAGATCTTCGGACGGATGCCGGGCGTCGCCGCCGTGCTCGAGGTGTCCGCGCCGCCGCAGTGGCGGTTCGCGGTGACTCCCGGAGCCGGAAGATGACGGCGGTCTCCGGAGAGCGTACGCGGTGGACAAGGCCGCTCGCGGTCGTGGCGGCGGTGCTTCTGGTGGCGTCCTGCGCCACCGCCGGGCCGCCGGCGCGGCCTCGGCCCGTCGCGCCGCCGTCGCCGTCCGGTTCCGCCACGCCGTGGCCGCCGCCGGACGATCCGTGGCCGGGCACGAGCGCGCTCACACCCCTGCCGCCGCCGGATGGTCCGTGGCCGGAGACGGGGGAGCTGTCCGTGTTCTTCTGCGCGCGCTCCAGTGTCTTCGACGCCTGTGCCGAGCGCGGGGCCGCCACTTCGCGCGAGATCCGGAGGGTACGCGCGCTGCTCGCGGCGTCGCCGGAGGTCAAAAAGGTCCGGTTCATATCGCAGGCGGAGGAGTTGCGGCGCGAGCGGAAGATGTCCCGGGACAGGCCCGACATACTGGAGACGCTCGAATTGGAGGACATGGCGGCGTCCTACTGGGTCCGGGTCGGTTCGGGGGACTGGCCCGCACTGATCCGCCGCCTGTCGGCGTCACCGGGGGTCTCCACCGCCTTCGCCTTCCGCGACGACTTCTGGCCGGACAAGGCCGACGTGATGGTCCAGCTGTGCGTGCGGACCGACGCCGCCGAAGGGCCCTGTGCACGGCGGGGGTTCGCCACTCTCGCGGAGAAGAACGCCGTCCTCGACCGCATCGACGATCTCCCGGGGCTGGACGAGGTCTACTTCCAGGCCCGCTCCCACCAGGGCTCGGCGTGGCATCGCCGGCACGTGCCGGACAGCGCTCCCGTCCCCGGTCTGCCCGAGGTGTTCTACCTGAAGTTCACGAGCCCGCCGGTGCTGTCCGACGTCAGCCGGGCGTTGCGGGACGCGGAGGGGGTGCTCCTCGTGGGCGCGGTCGACGCGACCACGAAGGACAGGCGGCTGTGAGGGCGGCGTCCGCGAAGTGAGACCGCGATTTGGCGGGGCAGAGTACCCTAGCCGGACGTGACCACGCTCGAGACCTCTGGAAGCGCCGTGACTCCCGCAGAAACCCCGTACGTCACGATCGTCCTGCCGTGTTACAACGAGCAGGATCACGTGATCGCCGAGGTGGAGCGCATCTGCGCCGCCATGGACGCGAGCGGCTACACCTACGAACTGCTGGCCGTGGACGACTGCTCCACCGACGAGACGCTCGCGCGTCTGCACGAGGCCGCGCCGCGCTTCCCGCATATGCGGATCAGGGCGTTCCACCGCAACGGCGGCTCGGGCACCGTACGCAGGATCGGCAGCCAGGAGGCGCGCGGCGAGATCGTCGTGTGGACCGACGCCGACATGAGCTACCCGAACGAGCGCATCCCAGAGCTGGTCCAGATCCTGGAGAAGGACGCGACGATCGACCAGGTCGTCGGCGCGCGCACCACCGAGGAGGGCTCGCACAAGTTCCTCCGGGTGCCGGCGAAGTGGTTCATCCGCAAGGTGGCGGAGCGGCTGGCCGGGCAGAAGATCCCGGACCTCAACTCGGGCCTGCGGGCCTTCCGCAAGTCGGTGGCCAAGCCGTACCTGCGCCTGCTGCCCCCCGGCTTCTCCTGCGTCACGACGATCACGCTGGCGTTCATGTCGAACCAGCACGACGTCTACTACCTGCCGATCGAGTACGCGAAGCGGGCCGGCAAGTCGAAGTTCAACTTCGTCTCCGACGCCTACCGCTACGTCCTGCAGGTGCTGCGGATGATCATGTACTTCAACCCGCTCAAGGTGCTCATGCCGCCCGCGCTCTGGCTGGTCGGCATCGGCTTCGTCAAGGGCCTGTACGACGTGGTCCGCTATGGCTTCTACCTCACCAGCAACGCCATCGTGGTCTTCATATCCGGCATGCTG contains these protein-coding regions:
- a CDS encoding glycosyltransferase family 2 protein — encoded protein: MTTLETSGSAVTPAETPYVTIVLPCYNEQDHVIAEVERICAAMDASGYTYELLAVDDCSTDETLARLHEAAPRFPHMRIRAFHRNGGSGTVRRIGSQEARGEIVVWTDADMSYPNERIPELVQILEKDATIDQVVGARTTEEGSHKFLRVPAKWFIRKVAERLAGQKIPDLNSGLRAFRKSVAKPYLRLLPPGFSCVTTITLAFMSNQHDVYYLPIEYAKRAGKSKFNFVSDAYRYVLQVLRMIMYFNPLKVLMPPALWLVGIGFVKGLYDVVRYGFYLTSNAIVVFISGMLIGAVALLADLIVRSRGDV
- a CDS encoding permease-like cell division protein FtsX; translation: MDSADMEELSFGDDRREPESRTGLLRRPLVVAGLVVALLAGLGLAGWRFSGQSRRPLPPPAQSPPRSGFFSVYLCPNSPHDLPACHDGAATEEDRRGIEAALKAMPEVRIFRFRTREQGWEDFQEWVAPGEGSGTESVYEPADVPEAYHGALGPGDWQGVKRRLEGLPGVSDVIVFGDTAWRGRADIAIQFCPDRGDGAFERCERTPRASERERAAVLDRIEDLDGVEAVYFEDLAHALRDRRRMLWEGTEIDPLVVPEGFWLRLDRPGRLSEMREIFGRMPGVAAVLEVSAPPQWRFAVTPGAGR
- a CDS encoding permease-like cell division protein FtsX, which translates into the protein MTAVSGERTRWTRPLAVVAAVLLVASCATAGPPARPRPVAPPSPSGSATPWPPPDDPWPGTSALTPLPPPDGPWPETGELSVFFCARSSVFDACAERGAATSREIRRVRALLAASPEVKKVRFISQAEELRRERKMSRDRPDILETLELEDMAASYWVRVGSGDWPALIRRLSASPGVSTAFAFRDDFWPDKADVMVQLCVRTDAAEGPCARRGFATLAEKNAVLDRIDDLPGLDEVYFQARSHQGSAWHRRHVPDSAPVPGLPEVFYLKFTSPPVLSDVSRALRDAEGVLLVGAVDATTKDRRL